One Frankia alni ACN14a DNA window includes the following coding sequences:
- a CDS encoding MFS transporter translates to MPAPPAPPAAPDGVATRGYGALVDQPGGWVRVAAGLVGRLPISMLGLGSLLLVADVTGSYGQAGAVSATLALAGALAGPVISRLIDRAGARRVLLVLTGLHVLAGAVFGFVVLVRASTAMVLAAAALTGATLPQVGAVARERWATLLAGSPTLQSAYALESVLDEVAFALGPAAAGLLAGALPPAGLIAALACAATAVPLFAALPAPDAPRPVPTMPATVTTPGALPATVTTPATVTTSATGARPDAGTPPDAGTCAMAAPRSVPVALLPGMPSVIIVFVGLGGFFGAGEVALIALGREHGWGAGAGLLPVLITVVSLLSGLVYGARPATGDPVRRFALAGVALAVAAVLIPATDRLVLVVVGAGLVGLPLAPLMILGNTVAGRLVPAARRTEGFTWLTAGTSVGAAVSSPLCGMVVDAAGARPATVAIPISAGLAAVGALLAARSDTARSDTA, encoded by the coding sequence ATGCCCGCACCACCCGCACCACCCGCCGCTCCCGACGGCGTGGCGACCCGCGGTTACGGCGCGTTGGTGGACCAGCCGGGCGGGTGGGTGCGCGTCGCGGCCGGACTGGTGGGGCGGCTACCCATCTCGATGCTGGGTCTGGGCAGCCTTCTGCTCGTGGCGGACGTCACCGGCTCCTACGGCCAGGCCGGTGCCGTCAGCGCGACCCTGGCCCTGGCCGGCGCCCTCGCGGGTCCCGTGATCAGCCGGCTCATCGACCGGGCCGGCGCCCGCCGGGTGCTGCTCGTGCTCACCGGCCTGCACGTGCTCGCGGGTGCCGTGTTCGGGTTCGTGGTGCTGGTCCGGGCGTCGACCGCGATGGTGCTGGCCGCGGCCGCGCTGACCGGCGCGACACTGCCCCAGGTCGGCGCGGTGGCCCGGGAACGCTGGGCCACCCTGCTCGCGGGCTCGCCCACCCTCCAGTCGGCCTACGCCCTGGAGTCCGTGCTGGACGAGGTGGCGTTCGCCCTTGGGCCCGCCGCGGCCGGCCTGCTCGCCGGTGCGCTGCCCCCCGCCGGGCTGATCGCCGCCCTGGCCTGCGCGGCGACGGCGGTACCGCTGTTCGCGGCCCTCCCGGCCCCGGATGCGCCCCGGCCCGTCCCGACCATGCCCGCCACCGTCACCACACCCGGCGCCCTGCCCGCCACCGTCACCACGCCCGCCACCGTCACCACGTCCGCCACCGGTGCCCGGCCCGACGCAGGCACCCCACCCGACGCCGGCACCTGCGCAATGGCCGCCCCCCGATCCGTACCGGTGGCGCTGCTGCCCGGCATGCCGTCAGTGATCATCGTTTTCGTCGGACTCGGCGGATTCTTCGGCGCCGGTGAGGTCGCTCTGATCGCGCTCGGCCGCGAGCATGGTTGGGGAGCCGGCGCTGGGCTGCTACCCGTCCTGATCACCGTGGTGAGCCTGCTCAGCGGGCTGGTCTACGGCGCGCGGCCGGCCACCGGCGACCCGGTGCGCCGGTTCGCGCTTGCGGGCGTGGCGCTGGCGGTGGCGGCGGTGCTGATCCCGGCCACCGACCGGCTGGTCCTGGTCGTGGTGGGGGCCGGCCTCGTCGGCCTCCCCCTGGCCCCGCTGATGATCCTCGGAAACACCGTCGCCGGACGGCTGGTTCCCGCCGCCCGGCGGACCGAGGGCTTCACCTGGCTCACCGCCGGAACGAGCGTCGGGGCAGCGGTCAGCTCGCCGCTGTGCGGGATGGTCGTGGACGCCGCCGGGGCGCGGCCGGCGACCGTCGCCATCCCGATCTCGGCCGGGTTGGCCGCCGTCGGCGCGCTGCTCGCGGCGCGGTCCGACACCGCTCGATCCGACACCGCATGA
- a CDS encoding cytochrome c oxidase assembly protein, translating into MDISASTGPPASTDDPVAAEVRPPGDAIAAPATAAPTATRPVGAVRPVGAVPRALPVAALAGCAVLALVVGFGPGPLRLPGLPSSGEGTYWALPFARLVGRIASVATLGWLLAAAVLLPARRVPVRRDREPSSADDAPASLADDTAPRTDDAAPRTGEAAPRTGEAAPRTGEAAPRTGDVATRAGAQARARSDDRPPAGLPERAAGSRQRPLTSTARRCGRYAADAAVVWMIATLAELVFTLSDVSAQPAGDVLDLHALRSFVASTEQGRALLTVAALAAVVAIVGRTVTTTTAAGALLAVAAVGLLPPVLAGHAATSGDHAIAVVALAVHILAASAWAGGLLGLLSAVRLPAGSFGPALRRHSRFAAGAAAATAVSGIGGAALRLGGLAPLWETRYGLLVTLKAVGLITAVALGGLLRRRVVDRVTTATAETGTTANTRTAAETGTTAGAVGRFVRLAGVELIVLTATLGLAVGLSRTAPPVDDALVPADPTRALLGYPMPPPVSAARLAGDWRIDWVFLSACVLAAGLYLAGLLRLRARGIRWPVGRTIAWLCGLAVVVFATSSGLGRYGPVLLSVHMTQHMLLSMCAPIPLVLGAPVTLALRAMRPARAPHRSGPREWLVAVLHSWPVRVLTHPAWVTANFIGSLYVLYMTSLLTTLMHNHLGHLYMNVHFLAVGVLFFELLIGIDPLPRRLPHPGRIIMLLSAVPFHTFLGIAIMSESSLLAADWYGRLVRPWGVSALSDQHTAGAIVWAFGELPTFAVLVVLVIQWSRMDDRRTRARERRIAAAGDVDAELDAYNAYLARLADGPTRRRTAATVSPAVRMTTTPPAPRTAPDDEGRGGRQATGGGG; encoded by the coding sequence ATGGACATTTCGGCCTCGACGGGCCCGCCCGCCTCGACCGACGACCCCGTTGCCGCGGAGGTCCGCCCGCCGGGGGACGCCATCGCGGCACCGGCGACGGCCGCGCCGACGGCTACCCGGCCCGTGGGTGCAGTGCGGCCCGTGGGTGCCGTGCCCCGCGCGCTGCCCGTCGCGGCGCTGGCCGGCTGTGCCGTGCTGGCTCTCGTCGTCGGCTTCGGCCCGGGTCCGCTCCGGCTTCCCGGGCTGCCCTCGTCAGGCGAGGGCACCTACTGGGCGTTGCCGTTCGCCCGGCTGGTGGGCCGGATCGCCTCGGTCGCCACGCTCGGCTGGCTGCTCGCCGCCGCGGTCCTGCTTCCGGCCCGGCGCGTCCCCGTGCGCCGCGACCGCGAGCCGTCCAGTGCGGACGATGCGCCGGCATCGCTCGCCGACGACACTGCCCCGCGCACGGACGACGCGGCCCCGCGCACAGGCGAGGCCGCCCCGCGCACAGGCGAGGCGGCCCCGCGCACAGGCGAGGCGGCCCCGCGCACCGGCGACGTGGCCACACGCGCGGGGGCGCAGGCGAGGGCTCGCTCGGATGACCGGCCGCCCGCCGGCCTGCCGGAACGCGCGGCCGGGTCCCGGCAGCGGCCGCTGACGTCGACCGCGCGCCGCTGCGGGCGGTACGCGGCCGATGCCGCGGTCGTGTGGATGATCGCCACACTGGCGGAGCTGGTGTTCACCCTGTCCGACGTCTCCGCGCAGCCGGCCGGGGACGTGCTCGACCTGCACGCGCTGCGCTCGTTCGTCGCCTCGACCGAGCAGGGGCGCGCCCTGCTCACCGTCGCCGCGCTCGCCGCCGTGGTGGCGATCGTGGGCCGCACGGTGACGACGACGACCGCGGCCGGCGCGCTGCTCGCCGTCGCCGCCGTCGGGCTGCTGCCGCCGGTGCTGGCCGGGCACGCCGCCACGTCTGGTGACCACGCGATCGCGGTGGTAGCGCTCGCCGTCCACATCCTCGCCGCGTCGGCGTGGGCGGGCGGGCTGCTGGGGCTGTTGTCCGCCGTGCGGCTGCCCGCCGGCTCCTTCGGCCCGGCGCTGCGGCGGCACAGCCGGTTCGCCGCCGGTGCGGCGGCTGCCACCGCGGTCAGCGGGATCGGCGGGGCCGCGCTGCGGCTCGGCGGCCTCGCGCCGCTGTGGGAGACCCGCTACGGCCTGCTCGTCACGCTCAAGGCGGTGGGCCTGATCACCGCGGTCGCGCTGGGCGGCCTGTTGCGCCGCCGGGTCGTCGACCGGGTCACCACGGCCACGGCAGAGACTGGAACGACGGCGAACACGCGAACCGCGGCAGAGACTGGAACCACGGCAGGGGCGGTCGGTCGGTTCGTGCGGCTGGCGGGCGTGGAACTGATCGTGCTGACGGCGACGCTGGGCCTGGCCGTGGGGCTGTCCCGCACGGCGCCGCCGGTGGACGACGCCCTCGTCCCCGCCGACCCGACCCGGGCGCTGCTCGGCTACCCGATGCCGCCGCCGGTGTCGGCCGCCCGGCTGGCCGGCGACTGGCGGATCGACTGGGTGTTCCTCAGCGCCTGCGTGCTCGCCGCCGGGCTGTACCTCGCCGGGCTGCTCCGCCTGCGCGCCCGGGGCATCCGCTGGCCGGTGGGGCGCACCATCGCCTGGCTGTGCGGTCTGGCCGTCGTCGTCTTCGCCACCTCCAGCGGGCTGGGGCGCTACGGGCCCGTCCTGCTCAGCGTGCACATGACCCAGCACATGCTGCTGAGCATGTGCGCCCCGATCCCCCTCGTCCTCGGCGCGCCGGTGACACTGGCGCTGCGGGCGATGCGTCCCGCGCGGGCCCCGCACCGCAGCGGGCCGCGGGAGTGGCTGGTGGCGGTGCTGCACTCGTGGCCGGTGCGGGTGCTGACCCATCCGGCGTGGGTGACGGCGAACTTCATCGGCAGCCTCTACGTGCTGTACATGACGTCGCTGCTGACCACGCTCATGCACAACCACCTCGGTCACCTCTACATGAACGTGCACTTCCTCGCGGTCGGCGTGCTGTTCTTCGAGCTGCTCATCGGGATCGACCCGTTGCCGCGGCGGCTGCCGCACCCTGGGCGGATCATCATGCTGCTGAGCGCCGTGCCGTTCCACACCTTCCTCGGAATAGCGATCATGAGTGAGTCGTCGCTACTCGCCGCCGACTGGTACGGCCGGCTGGTGCGGCCGTGGGGCGTCAGCGCGCTCAGCGACCAGCACACCGCCGGCGCCATCGTCTGGGCGTTCGGCGAACTGCCGACGTTCGCCGTGCTCGTCGTGCTTGTCATCCAGTGGTCGCGGATGGATGACCGGCGCACCCGGGCCCGTGAGCGCCGCATCGCCGCCGCCGGCGACGTCGACGCGGAACTCGACGCGTACAACGCCTACCTCGCCCGACTCGCCGACGGCCCGACCCGCCGCCGAACCGCCGCGACGGTCAGCCCGGCGGTCAGGATGACGACCACGCCTCCCGCGCCCCGGACCGCCCCGGACGACGAGGGTCGCGGCGGACGCCAGGCGACCGGGGGCGGCGGCTGA
- the nhaA gene encoding Na+/H+ antiporter NhaA has protein sequence MVPGQGRGPGRWSQRLPRGARGADRDGFAAFLRAETTGGLLLLAATVAALVWANTAPGTYHTVWSTPAGLGPSWLHLADMHLTDWVADALLAVFFFTVGLELKRELTLGTLADRRSAALPVAAAAGGMLAPALLCLALTHHTPGAGHAWAIPVATDIAFALGVLSLAGPRVPPGLRTVLLGLAVADDLGGILLIALGLNHGINPAWLATATTLLATTALAHHRRWTSPLLHLPLAAAVWISLHAAGIHPTVAGVALGLLVRVHPDPDEPEAPATRLERHLGPINAAVILPAFALSATGVSLTPHALLHVATDPISRGVAVGLLAGKLLGVPAGAWLAVRLHLARLPDGVRWRHLVPLGLLAGIGYTVSLLITRLALPDPTAVDGASTAILTASVAASALALTALRSPLATVGAPATRGSSRPATQVGGVAGPIPQTRRESDGGPTGGQEPPPARVRRAPPASPHPR, from the coding sequence ATTGTCCCAGGGCAGGGACGGGGCCCGGGCCGGTGGTCGCAACGGCTGCCCCGCGGCGCCCGAGGGGCAGATCGCGACGGGTTCGCCGCTTTTCTGCGGGCGGAGACCACCGGCGGGCTGCTCCTGCTCGCCGCGACGGTGGCCGCCCTGGTCTGGGCGAACACCGCCCCCGGCACCTACCACACGGTCTGGTCCACCCCGGCCGGCCTCGGACCGTCCTGGCTACACCTCGCCGACATGCACCTCACCGACTGGGTCGCCGACGCCCTGCTCGCCGTGTTCTTCTTCACCGTCGGCCTCGAACTCAAACGCGAACTCACCCTCGGCACCCTCGCCGACCGCCGCAGCGCCGCACTCCCCGTCGCCGCCGCCGCCGGCGGCATGCTCGCCCCCGCCCTGCTCTGCCTCGCCCTCACCCACCACACCCCCGGCGCCGGACACGCCTGGGCCATCCCCGTCGCCACCGACATCGCCTTCGCCCTCGGCGTGCTCTCCCTCGCCGGCCCCCGAGTCCCGCCGGGGCTACGCACCGTCCTGCTCGGCCTCGCCGTCGCCGACGACCTCGGCGGCATCCTGCTCATCGCCCTCGGCCTCAACCACGGCATCAACCCCGCCTGGCTCGCCACCGCCACCACCCTGCTCGCCACCACCGCCCTCGCCCACCACCGCCGCTGGACCTCCCCGCTACTGCACCTCCCCCTCGCCGCCGCCGTCTGGATCAGCCTGCACGCCGCCGGCATCCACCCCACCGTCGCCGGCGTCGCCCTCGGCCTGCTCGTGCGCGTCCACCCCGACCCCGACGAACCCGAAGCACCCGCCACCCGCCTCGAACGCCACCTCGGCCCGATCAACGCCGCCGTGATCCTCCCCGCGTTCGCCCTGTCCGCCACCGGGGTCTCCCTCACCCCGCACGCCCTGCTCCACGTCGCCACCGACCCGATCAGCCGAGGCGTCGCCGTCGGCCTGCTCGCCGGCAAACTCCTCGGCGTCCCCGCCGGCGCCTGGCTCGCCGTCCGCCTCCACCTCGCCCGCCTCCCCGACGGCGTCCGCTGGCGCCACCTGGTCCCCCTCGGCCTACTCGCCGGCATCGGCTACACCGTCAGCCTCCTCATCACCCGCCTCGCCCTGCCCGACCCCACCGCGGTCGACGGCGCCTCCACCGCCATCCTCACCGCCTCCGTCGCAGCCAGCGCCCTCGCCCTCACCGCCCTGCGCAGCCCGCTCGCCACCGTCGGCGCCCCGGCCACCCGCGGATCGAGCAGGCCAGCCACGCAGGTCGGCGGCGTGGCCGGACCGATCCCGCAGACCCGGCGGGAGTCCGACGGCGGCCCGACCGGCGGGCAGGAGCCGCCCCCGGCGCGGGTCAGGCGCGCCCCCCCGGCGTCCCCCCACCCGCGGTGA
- a CDS encoding undecaprenyl-diphosphate phosphatase — protein MNYFEGTVLGLVQGLTEFLPVSSSAHLRITAALAGWDDPGAAFTAVTQIGTETAVLIYFRRDIARIVRAWALSWTRREMRKDTDARVGWLVLLGTIPIGLLGVTLQDAIEGPFRDLRLIATTLIVLGLILGGADWYASKGRPRGRHSLPRPRKTLRDLSVRDGLLYGLAQSAALIPGVSRSGATISGGLLLGYTREAAARYSFLLAMPAVLASGVFELKSIGGDREGGDGEEVSWGPTIVATVVAFATGYAAIAWFLRYISTRSFAPFVLYRVALGLLLLALLAGGAISADAGAAAD, from the coding sequence GTGAACTACTTCGAGGGCACGGTCCTCGGGCTCGTCCAGGGCCTGACCGAGTTCCTTCCCGTCTCCTCCAGCGCCCACCTGCGGATCACCGCCGCGCTGGCCGGCTGGGACGATCCCGGCGCCGCGTTCACCGCGGTCACCCAGATCGGCACCGAGACCGCGGTGCTGATCTACTTCCGGAGGGACATCGCGCGGATCGTGCGGGCCTGGGCGCTGTCGTGGACCCGCCGCGAGATGCGTAAGGACACCGACGCCCGCGTCGGCTGGCTGGTCCTCCTCGGCACGATCCCGATCGGTCTGCTCGGTGTCACGTTGCAGGACGCCATCGAGGGCCCGTTTCGCGACCTGCGCCTGATCGCGACGACGCTGATCGTGCTCGGTCTCATCCTCGGGGGCGCGGACTGGTACGCCTCGAAGGGGCGCCCGCGCGGGCGGCACTCGCTGCCGCGGCCGCGCAAGACCCTGCGCGACCTGTCGGTGCGCGACGGCCTGCTCTACGGGCTGGCGCAGTCGGCCGCGCTGATCCCGGGCGTGTCCCGGTCGGGGGCGACGATCAGCGGCGGGCTGTTGCTCGGCTACACCCGGGAGGCGGCCGCGCGCTACTCGTTCCTGCTGGCGATGCCCGCGGTGCTGGCCTCCGGCGTGTTCGAGCTGAAGTCGATCGGCGGGGACCGCGAAGGCGGGGACGGCGAAGAGGTGTCCTGGGGACCGACGATCGTCGCCACGGTCGTGGCGTTCGCCACCGGCTACGCGGCCATCGCCTGGTTCCTGCGCTACATCTCGACCCGCAGTTTCGCGCCGTTCGTGCTGTACCGGGTCGCGCTGGGGCTGCTGTTGCTGGCGTTGCTCGCCGGCGGCGCGATCAGCGCGGACGCGGGTGCCGCGGCCGACTGA
- a CDS encoding HAD-IC family P-type ATPase, with protein MNRPGVAGARPSPGRHDDPDTATGEDASGREDASGREGASGREDASGGEVGSVAAVAAAAGLTAAEVAERIADGHVNDVPLRSSRTLGQIVRANVFTRINAIIGVLLAFVLVVGPLQDALFGGVIVANTLVGLFQELRAKRTLDRLAVVGESRPVVRRDGVAAPLAVAEIVLDDVIELGPGDRIGVDGVVVEAEHLEVDESLLTGEADPVHKQPGDQVMSGSFVVAGGGAFRATRVGREAYAAQLAEEASRFTLVHSELRAGVSTILRVVTWMIIPTGVALIISQILVNDDDLPEAIRRMVAGLVPMVPEGLVLLTSVAFAVGVVRLGRRQCLVQELPAIEGLARVDVVCLDKTGTLTEAAMDVAELRIVDATAATGATAATGATVATGATVAAGATAATDADGSPAAEAARRVLGALGAADTRPNPSMQAIIDAYPAPAGWTVRADAPFSSARKWSGATLVDPAGGVATWLLGAPDVLLPAGHPVLTEVDGHGARGLRVLLLGRFTAALDGALADPAGVPAAVVPVAIVVIAQRLRADAPDTLRYFAEQNVAAKVISGDNALSVGAVARSLGLPGADAPVDARTLPTDPAGLADALETHSIFGRVTPQQKRAMVAALQSRGHTVAMTGDGVNDVLALKDADIGVAMGSGSQAARGVAQIVLLDNSFATLPSVVAEGRRVIGNIERVANLFLTKTVYSVLLALLVVVTRVPYPFLPRHLTLLGSLTIGIPAFFLALAPNAERARPDFVGRVLRFALPAGILAAAATMASYLVARSIYDDLNAETSMATLTLFLVALWALAIVARPYTWWRIALVLTMAVAFVLVLVIPFGQEFFQLSLVGTTGPWTGAGIAAGAGVLLELVWLLTRRHLSAAASRGELAAARRPSVTQSNVRTLPAPSAPPALSALSAPGAGPAAPSAGPGTGDTPDARDEVTAGGGTPGGRA; from the coding sequence ATGAATCGGCCAGGGGTCGCGGGAGCGCGGCCGTCTCCGGGGCGGCACGACGACCCGGACACGGCGACCGGCGAGGACGCGTCGGGCCGTGAGGACGCGTCGGGCCGTGAAGGTGCGTCGGGCCGTGAGGACGCGTCGGGCGGGGAGGTCGGATCCGTGGCGGCCGTCGCGGCCGCCGCCGGGCTGACCGCGGCCGAGGTCGCCGAGCGGATCGCCGACGGCCACGTCAACGACGTGCCGCTGCGCTCCAGCCGGACCCTCGGGCAGATCGTCCGCGCCAACGTGTTCACCCGGATCAACGCGATCATCGGCGTCCTGCTGGCGTTCGTGCTGGTCGTCGGCCCGTTGCAGGACGCCCTGTTCGGCGGCGTGATCGTCGCGAACACCCTGGTGGGGTTGTTCCAGGAGCTGCGCGCGAAGCGCACCCTGGACCGCCTGGCGGTGGTCGGGGAGTCCCGGCCGGTGGTGCGCCGCGACGGGGTCGCGGCGCCGCTCGCCGTGGCCGAGATCGTCCTTGACGACGTCATCGAGCTCGGGCCGGGCGACCGGATCGGCGTCGACGGCGTCGTCGTCGAGGCCGAGCACCTGGAGGTCGACGAGTCGCTGCTCACCGGAGAGGCCGACCCGGTGCACAAGCAGCCGGGTGACCAGGTGATGTCCGGCAGCTTCGTGGTCGCGGGCGGGGGAGCCTTCCGGGCGACCCGGGTGGGCCGCGAGGCCTACGCCGCGCAGCTCGCGGAGGAGGCCAGCCGGTTCACCCTGGTGCACTCCGAGCTGCGCGCCGGCGTCAGCACGATCCTGCGGGTCGTCACCTGGATGATCATTCCGACCGGCGTCGCACTGATCATCAGCCAGATCCTCGTCAACGACGACGACCTGCCCGAGGCGATCCGCCGGATGGTCGCGGGCCTGGTGCCGATGGTGCCCGAGGGGCTCGTGCTGCTCACGTCGGTGGCCTTCGCCGTCGGGGTGGTACGGCTGGGGCGCCGCCAGTGTCTCGTTCAGGAACTGCCGGCGATCGAGGGGCTGGCCCGCGTCGACGTCGTCTGCCTCGACAAGACCGGCACCCTGACCGAGGCGGCGATGGACGTCGCCGAGCTACGCATCGTCGATGCGACCGCGGCTACCGGTGCGACCGCGGCTACCGGTGCGACCGTGGCTACCGGTGCGACTGTGGCTGCCGGTGCGACCGCGGCTACTGACGCCGACGGCAGCCCCGCGGCGGAGGCGGCCCGCCGGGTGCTCGGCGCGCTCGGCGCCGCCGACACCCGGCCGAACCCCAGCATGCAGGCCATCATCGACGCCTACCCGGCGCCGGCGGGCTGGACGGTGCGCGCGGACGCCCCGTTCTCCTCGGCCCGCAAGTGGAGCGGTGCCACCCTGGTTGACCCGGCCGGCGGCGTCGCCACCTGGCTGCTCGGCGCGCCGGACGTGCTGCTGCCCGCCGGTCATCCGGTGCTCACCGAGGTCGACGGCCACGGGGCGCGCGGCCTGCGGGTACTGCTGCTCGGTCGGTTCACCGCTGCGCTCGACGGCGCGCTTGCCGACCCGGCGGGTGTCCCGGCGGCCGTCGTGCCGGTCGCGATCGTCGTCATCGCCCAGCGGCTGCGGGCCGACGCGCCGGACACGCTGCGCTACTTCGCCGAGCAGAACGTCGCGGCGAAGGTGATCTCCGGGGACAACGCGCTGTCCGTCGGCGCGGTCGCCCGTTCCCTGGGCCTGCCCGGCGCCGACGCGCCGGTGGACGCGAGAACGCTGCCGACCGATCCCGCCGGCCTCGCCGACGCCCTGGAGACCCATTCGATCTTCGGACGGGTGACCCCGCAGCAGAAGCGGGCGATGGTCGCCGCGTTGCAGTCGCGCGGGCACACGGTCGCGATGACCGGCGACGGCGTCAACGACGTTCTCGCCCTCAAGGACGCCGACATCGGCGTCGCGATGGGTTCGGGCAGCCAGGCGGCCCGCGGCGTCGCGCAGATCGTCCTGCTCGACAACAGCTTCGCGACGTTGCCGTCCGTCGTCGCCGAGGGACGCCGCGTCATCGGCAACATCGAACGGGTCGCGAACCTGTTCCTGACGAAGACCGTCTATTCGGTTCTGCTCGCCCTCCTCGTCGTCGTCACCCGGGTGCCCTACCCGTTCCTGCCGCGGCATCTCACCCTGCTCGGCTCGCTGACGATCGGCATCCCGGCGTTCTTCCTCGCGCTCGCCCCGAACGCCGAGCGGGCCCGCCCGGACTTCGTCGGCCGGGTGCTGCGCTTCGCGCTGCCTGCCGGGATCCTCGCCGCGGCGGCGACCATGGCGTCCTACCTGGTGGCGCGGTCGATCTACGACGATCTGAACGCTGAGACGTCGATGGCGACCCTGACGCTGTTCCTCGTCGCGCTGTGGGCGCTGGCGATCGTCGCCCGCCCCTACACGTGGTGGCGGATCGCCCTGGTCCTGACCATGGCGGTCGCCTTCGTGCTGGTCCTGGTGATCCCGTTCGGCCAGGAGTTCTTCCAGCTGTCGCTGGTGGGAACGACCGGCCCGTGGACCGGTGCGGGCATCGCCGCGGGCGCGGGGGTCCTGCTCGAACTCGTCTGGCTGCTGACCCGCCGGCACCTGTCCGCCGCGGCGTCGCGCGGCGAACTCGCCGCGGCGCGTCGCCCCTCGGTGACGCAGAGCAACGTGCGGACCCTGCCGGCGCCATCGGCCCCGCCGGCGCTGTCGGCGCTGTCGGCACCCGGTGCCGGGCCCGCCGCGCCGAGCGCCGGGCCGGGCACCGGCGACACACCCGACGCGCGGGATGAGGTCACCGCGGGTGGGGGGACGCCGGGGGGGCGCGCCTGA